The genomic region GTTGCCGCAACAACAAATCCGCCCGTGTAAGCAGGCAGAACGTTATCCGGATGGGGTTCAAACTTAAAAGCAACATCTATTACTTCAGGAAGGGAAAGTTTCTTTCCTGCTATTTTTTCAGCGGCAAGAATACCACCGACGATAGCCGTTGCGGAACTTCCCATTCCGCGGCCAAGGGGTATTCTGTTTACCTGCTTTACCTTGACAGGTTGATTTAAGCCGAGGTATTCCATCGTACTTTTAAAGGCTCTCAAAAACAGATTTTTCTCGTTTTCTGGAAGCTCACCTTTACCTTCGCCTTCAACTTCTACAGAGTATGCATCAGCAGTTTCTACAATAAAGTCGTTATAGATTGTAAGAGCAAGGCCAAGAGCGTCAAATCCTGCACCGAGATTGCTCGTTGAAGCGGGAACAGAAACCTTAAATTTCATCACTCCTCCACCGTTTAGCTTGAGATAAGATAATAGCTTTGAAACAGAAAAAAATCAAGCTTCTGAGTGAACTAAAGTTCAGTGCACGTTTTCCACTTTGAGATTTAAACGCTGCAGAATGTTGTCAACAGAATCCTCTGCAATGATCTCAGCAATAGTTACAGGCTTTTCAGGATTTACGGTTATCTTTAACGTTCCCGGATCTAAAATAAAGTCAACAAACGCTTTTGCCAGCATTTCAGAAACAGGATCGCCGTTAAGCTCGTTTTTTATCTGCTTAATTAACGCAGCTTTTACCTGATCCTGAGAAATGTGTCTTTCAGCAGCAATAAGGGTTATCACCCTATTAAAAAGTCCTTCATCAGAGTAAGAGATCTCTCCGTTATAAATTGAAATTTCACCCCATCCGCCTAAAAGAAAGTAAAGCACTTCCTCTTCTCTTACCGGCCTGACATTTCCGAAATTGAATTTTAAGGACAGAGTGCCAATATCTTTCAGGTGATATGTTAAATCGGAAATCGTCAGTTTTCTTTTCTCCATATCATATCTGTAAGAGCTTGAAAAATCTGCACTCATTCTATCACCATATCCAAGAGCTTTCAGAATGAGTCTATCTTCCTCAGGAAGTGAGTTTACATAGAAAGTAATTCCCTTGACTTTTACTAAAGCAAAGAGAGGAAAATCATGCTCTCTATCAAAATCTGAAATTACAACTCTGTTTATCGTTACAGGATATCTTGAACCAGCGTACAGCACTTTTATTCCGCTGATGGTAAGTTGATTTCTGAGCAGAGAATAGTCAACACTTCTGTAGCTTACGTCTGCGTAAGGCTTAATTTCTTCAAATTTTTTATCTATCTTTTCTGATACCTTTTTGTTAATGTAAATTTTGGCACCGAAAAATGATATTACTAAGAGCACTATAATGGTGAAAACGCCGTAAATAACTTTTTTAGACATGCCCTGTTCCTTCCAATCGTTTTTAAAAGCATACACTAAATGTTATTCGAAAATTTTTAAAAGCTTATTCTTTAGTTCCTGTGGCGTAATAGGTTTTGCTATATATTCGTCAAAAAGGTCCCTATGTTTTTCATAATCTTCAGGATACATCGTAAGAGCGATGACTTTAGTTTCTGGAAAATGCTTTTTTATAAATGCAGCAACTTCCGTCCCAAGACCGTCACCAAGGTGTATATCTGTAATAACGATGTCAAACCGTTTTTCTTTCAAAACAGAAAGGGCATCGTACAGTGATTCTGCTTCGTCTATTTCTTCAAAACAAAAATCCTTCAGCTCTTTTGCAATCAACCTGAACGTTTCCCTGACAACAAGTCTTGTGAACAGGACATCTTCCACGATAAGTATGGAAAGTTTCCGGCTGCCGCATTCTGGTTTTAAGCAGTTTTTAGCTTCGTAGAGAATTTTCTCAAGTGCATGTTTTGAATCTTCCCGTTCAAAACCGACAACAACCATCGTTCCATCTTTCAACTTAAATCCGTAAAGATAAAGTCCGTCATCGCCAAGATAGTAAAACTGCTTCTCTTCAAGAGTGAATCCCTCTATAAAAGTTTCTAAAACCTCTTCATCAACGCTTTTTCCCTTTCTTACTATTTCTAAAACGGGCCTTCCTTCTACATCAATTATCTTTGCAAATATAAAATCTTTTCTTCCAAAGATTTGAGAAACCAGTAAACGGAAAAAGTCTATCGTGTCTGCCGATAAGATCAATTCATCGATAGTTGTTTTCTCCTCTTTCTCACTTTTTTCTTTTGTTGAAGAAGCAGAAAGCAACTTATGAATTATTTCTGCGTGCTGTTTCTTAACAACCTCGTTGGGTTGCTCTTCTCCGGTAAGCTTTCTCTCTATTCTCTTAA from Desulfurobacterium sp. TC5-1 harbors:
- a CDS encoding response regulator transcription factor, with amino-acid sequence MDSGLLSRNDNLRLGNTEFHIQTEYYKTSQEVVTLIFRNGKVLKRIERKLTGEEQPNEVVKKQHAEIIHKLLSASSTKEKSEKEEKTTIDELILSADTIDFFRLLVSQIFGRKDFIFAKIIDVEGRPVLEIVRKGKSVDEEVLETFIEGFTLEEKQFYYLGDDGLYLYGFKLKDGTMVVVGFEREDSKHALEKILYEAKNCLKPECGSRKLSILIVEDVLFTRLVVRETFRLIAKELKDFCFEEIDEAESLYDALSVLKEKRFDIVITDIHLGDGLGTEVAAFIKKHFPETKVIALTMYPEDYEKHRDLFDEYIAKPITPQELKNKLLKIFE